Below is a window of Cryobacterium sp. PAMC25264 DNA.
TGTCGGCCGCCATGCCGTGGCGGGCCAGTCCGCTGGCCAGGTGCGGCAGGGTTCCCACACCCATGAGCACCACGATGGTGCCCCCCAGGCCCACCAGGTGGGCAAGTTCTTCTTCGCTGAGCGGCACGTGGCCGCTGAGCACCGTGAACAGACGGGACACCTCCCGGTGCGTGACCGGGATGCCCGCGAGCGCCGGCACGGCGATGGCGCTGGTGACCCCGGAGATCACGGTCACGGGCACGCCGGCGGCGCGGCAGGCGGCCATCTCCTCGCCGCCGCGGCCGAACACGAACGGGTCGCCGCCCTTGAGACGCACCACCGTGAGGCCGGAGTGGGCGCTGGCCACGAGCATCCGTTCGATCTCGACCTGGGGCACCGCGTGGTGGCCGGGGTGCTTGCCCACGTTCACTTGTTCCGCGCCGGGCGCCCAGTCATCGAGCGATTCGTGCGGGCCGAGCCGGTCGTAGTAGACGATGTCGGCGCCGGCAAGCGCCCGGCGGGCGGCGACGGTGAGCAGCTCGTCATCGCCCGGCCCGCCGCCGACGAGGGTGACGTGGCCCGTGCGGGCCACCGGCGCGGCAGTCTCCCGGGTGAGCCACACCGCGCGCTCGGCGC
It encodes the following:
- the cobA gene encoding uroporphyrinogen-III C-methyltransferase translates to MPHRSLDISLDVTGRRVLVIGGSRPARRVIARYRAAGAVVHLAADTYEVPNPLVRAVTWPQSAANWRDLVGAVDLVVAVDVPAPAEPLLAAACAERAVWLTRETAAPVARTGHVTLVGGGPGDDELLTVAARRALAGADIVYYDRLGPHESLDDWAPGAEQVNVGKHPGHHAVPQVEIERMLVASAHSGLTVVRLKGGDPFVFGRGGEEMAACRAAGVPVTVISGVTSAIAVPALAGIPVTHREVSRLFTVLSGHVPLSEEELAHLVGLGGTIVVLMGVGTLPHLASGLARHGMAADMPVAIIERGFSDRQRTTVADIDSVVRVAGEVGARSPAVLVIGEVVRLAGCDDAAAVAVLANAATLSGQR